In Cryptomeria japonica chromosome 5, Sugi_1.0, whole genome shotgun sequence, the genomic window tgttaggagccaagcctgttaaagttttacaataagtcatgttaaaaACTAATTTCAggtaggaatcacccagttaagggatttacaaatatgtcttgatgaaaagcacaatatcctattaggagtaacctcatcggaggatttgagaatccaaactaatggaccaccttgttagaagatttaaaaagtaaccaagcttgttagagtttacccagttaggggattttgatttatgttgtaattgttagaaaacaacaggttttcttgatctgtctcaatagcactacatctgcttgatcagattcTTCTTAAGCTttaatctgcctttacacaaactacagatccatccaccaatttgacaaccacacactcaactggtttctgccaacttctttacaaacaacttcatcgaccttaaatacaaatcaactagggcagtaacacaacaaaaacttaattctcatcatcgagattacaagcaagttggtacaatcttgatcgttagaaatcataacaatcttttcacattaatcaagaaaattccaatcgctccatgatcaccgcttcatcatacttgtaactcatcacacgctatgcatttgatgcaatccactttgctcctttccaagacaatcaacaaacgtgccaaaataatctgaacttattctcattcaatgatcacacatgtcttcatcattaacactcaacatcagatcataaacttgatcagttagggtttaacacagaacaactggtagggtttaccgatttacataacatagaaaggtttaaccttatagaccggttcaacttacaaactaccatatactgatttacaacatcttccacaaagtttatcataccagttacaatacaaatgcaatatcaaaaataatatcagcaatatcatgaatacctttcaccggttcaattgacatcaatgacaacatatcattaatgcaatctatatgcaaaatgccaacaatcggTATATTGTTTAATGAACCCATCTCAATAATacatgtgtgataacactagtgcaataaacatttctaagaatgcaatacaacattctagaacaaagcatatatctattcggtatcacttcttgagggaaaaagtattagataatgaagtaaagcttgagtatgtacctaaaAAAGAGAAGATTGTAATTATCTTCACAAAGGCGGTGTAtaaatacttttgagtatctctggtagaagttaggggtattaccccttcctaatttgaactgatgtacattttgatgtgcattggtctagtgaatTTGTTGCATATTCTTATCTGGACTAATGCTTGGGCGTTTCCTCTCAAGTGGAGAAGGAGTGAGTTTCATGAGGGAGTTATGCTCGTCTTTATATCCTTGATGTTAAAGGGGCAGAGATGATGAGATGTGCAAAAATGCTAATCTGACATTGCAAAGAGAGTTGTGTGTTTGTTGTTGATAGATGTTGTCATCGAtgacaaagggggggattgttgcaaatgtgatgttgatggttgtcattgatgtcaacatattgttttgaGAATTGATGATTCGAAAGATGTGTTCTTGGAATGATTGGTGCTTCGAAAGATGTGCTACAATTGATATTCAGTGTTGATTGCTTGTGATGATGGTGATCTGGGTTTCTCTTTTTGTACCAGATATGGTATTGATTGAtggtattcatgagtatcttggtttgattcttattttttttaagttgGGTGATGCTATTTTGCGTCTGGTTTGATCCAGAGTTGGATATTGAGCAGTGACATTTGTGTAGTgtatgagtcatgatttgggtccagtatttgtgatggatgtaacgtGTTGATTTGATCAATGAAGTGCATTGTGGGatagtctacttctcattccttcccaccactgaaatgtttagtgttgacctatttcaaatctCTGTCTTGctcgacttagaagattatgtttcttgaagattaagaagatgatttgattGTGTTGAGCTGTGGAAGATGTATGAGACTAAAAAGGAAAATCTGATTGATGTAAATATGAAAAGTGTGTTGTTGAGAGACACCAGAATTTGTTTTGACATTGTAGTTTATGTTTCAGTGGTAGATTCTCTTATCTTTCTTCTTCCTCCGACAGTGAGCCTTCTAAGAGTGAGCCtttttggtagtgagccaccctccgtaaaaattaccttaaccggtgtcaccttaaccggtgttatatattgagaactaacattctctgtggtttttcccttcttgggttttccacgtcacatatagtgttcattgtgtgatctgttCTATATGTGTTTTCATGCTATATCTGTTTTATTTAATTTTGCTAGTTATTTCGGATCTGTGAAAGAATTAAAGAAAGATTTAAGTTGTCAACTAATTCACTCCTACTCTGAGTTGCCCGGAGAATCAAGGAAAGATTTAagttgtcaactaattcacccccactctcagttgcccAAATATTTAACAGACATGACTAAGATCTCCAACTACTCCATGGATTTTCTAATTTCACGCAACTCATTTTTTGAAATCATCTAGATTATGCCTAGCCCCTAAGAGCTTCTCAATTAGATTAGAGCAAAACTCTATAATAGGTCAAGAAAGATGAGGAGAGTTAACAAAACGATTAGACCAAGAAGTAGAACTACTCcatcatccttgtcatcatcatcTTGACTTTCATTGCCTACTACTTTTCAACCACTCCCACCTATTTcctattcattttttttctttttaccaAATAACTCCATCTTTaaatttcctataaatagaacatatatatatatatatattctttaaacTGCATGTTTTGAAAAATATGATGAGTTCTAATTAAGAACAATTTCTTTGTTCATTTTAACTTATTGTTAAAATgaatgaagttcatttatttattttttctttctttcattataaacaagataaactgaatacAAATTAAAAACCATTTCTTCATTTGTTTTAACTAAATTGTTAGTTTATTTTTCGCTTTCCTTTTTTATAAAGCTTTAGTTTTCTTGACCATGACCAAAAAGCCACAAATTAAAACTTGTTTCTAAAGGTGCAAATTCAGGtccatttggatttttcaaaagtaAATCCAATCctacaaaatctaacaagtcatcACTTGAGTGTGTTCAGCAGATCTTATCATGCTTCGAAGTGTTGacttttgtttgattttgattggCCTACAGGCAGCTTAGCAGATTGATTCTTCAAATAATTTTTGGGTAAACAATAGATTAAAGACAAGGCTTCAAAGGCATTGGGCTGTGAAAATATCAATGGTGTTGTGAAGGACTGAATATGCTATTAGAGGACAGCTCTTTCTTCAGGCTTCCTAGCTTAATAGGAAAGAAAAAAGATAATTCTAtgtaaaattgtgtttcttattgtTGTTTCTGATTtagatatttttttctttttgtatcAACATTTTAGATTACATTTTATGatccatttttttttgttcatGAGTTATCTATCGTTCTGATGATAGATCACATAatatgatccgaaacattgatacaAAGAAGCATGCATTATCTAAAGCAGAAGTAACAACAATAACTACTATAAATTGTGGAAAACTGATATCTATTGATGGGGTTCATCTCAGAATGTGTTGGTTAAATTGTGACATTGTTGATGGTACCACCAAGAATCAAATCCCTACTAGACTGATTGTGAATTGTATTTGAACTATTGATATTGCAGACTTAAAAACACtataactgaaaaaaaaaaaaatataccctTAGATGAAGTGCCATATATCCAAAGAACTGTGGACATGCAAAATTATGCTCCTTAATGAAGAGCCAAATATCCATAACAATTCGAAAGCTTAAGGGGAATGCTAATTGTGATACTACCTTTTATTTCAACCGGTGTTGGGCTCTTTGGAATGTTCGCCTCATAGAAAGGGTATGGCGGAAGTTTTTCCAACAAGCATTATAGAGAAAATTTAGATGCTTTTTACAGTTATATGGTGTATCTTATAAAATATTTCTGTACCTTTTTTTTTTACAGAGGCTTTCAGGATTTTTGACTACTGACTACTGTATCTTATAAAATATTTCTGCACAAGTAcataaatttttatttgtaattcaaTTGATTGAACACAATTGATAAAGATGATGGTATAAGTTATATAAATCATCCACTAAGATTCAACTACTCAAATCATTGTAATCCACTATATAAAAAGAAATACAGACATCTATACACCACTGCATCTGAAAAACCTATTTATATTTCCACAGAGAAAGGTAACTATTGAATTCCAAATCATTCTCAATGGCAGGCCCGCCTCTTCGATTCCCCCTTTTTAATTTATTTCATCCCTTGGGTTCCGACACTCATTTTCAGCTGCAATAATCCGTGCTAGGTTTTAAGAATAGAATTAGAAATCCTCATTTATATAGAACACATACAGATATTTTCTTTGAAGTATGCTGTTCTGTATAGGTGATCACTGGGTTGATCTCAAATCGATAGAGACAACTGTTGCAACTCCCCTGGTAGATATATATTTGTCTCATAATGGTGTATGGAAGCCCTAGAATAATTGTGAAGATCCATACTCAGCTAGTCTATTCCTTAATTCTCCATATTGGTCAAACTAGTAATAACTAACTACTACAGTACTAGGTCAAGATCCAAGGAGTCTCATGGAATTGGAACTATCATATACCATGGACATGcataaaatagatttgttgaatagGCTTCAGAAACTTACAAGCAAATTCCATTGGCAGGAGAAATGccaaattcaacaaccttccacAATATTCTTGCTGGCTTTGCCAAtgtgggagctttggaacagggtatgccCATCCATCAAAGCATCATGCATAGAGGACTTTTGTATCCAAAATTTGGGACCATAGGCAAGGTATGTGAGCTCTTTACCCTTAACTAAAGTTCTGTATCTAATAACTATATCTGCTTCTAAGACACTTTTATTTTTGTAGCCATACAAATTGATATCAAGTACAGGCTTATCAGATCATAAAAACACTGTCCAAATTACAGGAAAGATTACAGTACTGTTCTTAGCGTGTCAGTTAATTTTTGTTTTTTCCTAAATTTTACTCTGTACTTGCAGCTTCTTATAAGGGCCTGCAGCTGCAACACAGATCTTGTTGCCTTTTACTGTTATGTAAAGTTTTACAATTTGCCAAATCGCTTAAATCATCTCAATTCTCGTTAACGAAATATTTTCCTTCCAATCATTTTCTTCAGTTCtataattgaaaaatataaaaacaGTGGAATTAAAGAAAATTCATTGACATCAGAGCGTCAAACAAGGCTCCGCTGAAATTTTTTAAGAGCAACTTAAAGCGTGTGATCCCATGCATcttaaatttaatttcattattagTTTTTTCATATACAATTTTAcagaatatattaatatataataataataataaaaatcacaGAGAAAATTACTATAGAATAATAAGAATCACAGAATATATTAATATAGAATAATATGTTGACAATTTTTAAGGAGAGTCAATTTGGTCTCCAGATATCCAGAATTTTAACTAAATTGCTGCAAACTCTGATGTCTATATTTTCTTAGGTTCCAgctttcaaaatattaaaaaaatcctCCAAAACAAAGATTAAATAATAATGAACAAAACGTAAATTcagaaaatatataatatatttaattttttaaatatacagATGTCGATTTAGATCTCTGTTTGTtttcatttaaattaaattttattattagaaTAATATACTTAATCTTATTATTGAGACATTAGAATTAAAATTTTAAGTTATtatcaaaatataataataataattataaattgGTGGGAAAAATTTCAAACCCCGCCTAAAAACATTTCTAAAACCctttaatgaaatcaaaattcatgaaaaccCACCCTTACTGTTCCTCTCATTTACTTTAAATCTTTTTCCTAAACTTTATCATTGAAATGAATAAAACAGCACAATTACAGTGGATTAATTCACAGAACAGTTGCATCACTTAGAGTTCCAAACAGATTTGTTTCCAGGGCAGCCGCAGCTACTAACATCGAATTTATAAATCTCGCCCCAAAATATTCACATTAATTTTTTGATAAATATTTATTATTGCAAAAAGCCTATATATAGATTTTAAAAAGCAGTCGATAGATTGGAATCACATCCAGAAAGTAGAATCAAggtaaaattttaaattattaaaataaacatACAACTGTGATCAGAAGATTTTCTCAAGTCATCAAATTATCCTCTATTGTTAATTACTCCTTTATTTTGTACTTTTTAACATCAAATTTACATTTGCAGAACAGAAAGGCATCATATACACTGATATTTATGCTATCCAAAACCCTATttaacaactttaaaaaaaaaactacccTGTTTATGATCGAATTACAAGTTTTTTTGCAATTGATTATGATGTAACTACAAGCCTGGTGCCACAGCGCGTGCAAGTATGCCTTCGGCGCGTTTTAAAATAGAAGGGAACAAAGCAGAATCTCCATTGGCTCTCTACATCTGTAACTGTAATGACACCTCCACAGTAAGGGCACGCTCCAGGGGCCACCTGTGTGTTCAAAGTCCTCTCGTCTTCGTCGCAAACAAACACCAAACACATCTTACAGGAAGGGTTTTCACACAATCCTGATCAACTTTCTTAAACAAATATGGGATAATGGCTCCAAAGAAGGGTTTGACAGAATCCTAATGAATTTTCTTTCACAAGTATGGTAGAATGGTTAATACAGAAGGGAATCCTGATGCACTTTCTTTCACAATTAGGGGAGTCTGTTTCCAGAAAAGGGTTTTCACGCAATTCTGATCAACTTTGcttaataaataaatgaattatggTATTTGATCTACGCAAGATAAGAATCAAGATGGAAACCTCAGAAGGTTCTAGATTTGTAAAGAAATTTCTCGCTAAAGTTCCGCAAGTGCACCCCTGTTAATTGCGCGTGCTGCCgcgtttttttttttcttttttcactttaagGAATGGTTTTATATTCGGTGTCCTTCCCAGCAGATTCCAGGAGCAATTCATAACCAATTTTATTCTTAATTTATTTCGaaaatatttatttgtaattttatttcttattcaataatattttttagattatcATACAGTATTTTGGTGATATAATGTCAGCTTTTTGTTTTGTTGATATTTATATAGTCCTGAATACACGTGTCATCATTTCAAAATACCTAGAAAATAATAggcatatatattaaatattaaataattgaaGTGGGTCCAAATTATCTTTTGGAAAATCCTTTATTGATGTGTAAGTAGGATAAGAGATAAATGTGCCGTGAACATTAATTGAAGTAGATAAATATCATATTTCTTAAAATCATAATTAGAAATTTCTTATTGGATTCAAATTTTTATAGCAACTTATTTGAGAAGTCTTTTATTTAATCAAAGTTTCCAAGTCTACATCATCAAGGATGATGTCatatcaatgtttttttttttggtatctATGTGACCATGTCTATGGAGCATCGAGAGGCAACTTTGATCGTGTTTaataactaattaaaaataaaaagctattgtattctaatttttaattaattaataaaaacgGTCAAAGGTGCATCCAGGATGCCACATAGATAAATTGTTTATCAAAAAGGGTCCCCAAAATTGTTTAGGCCAATAATTGTGCATTAAGCTATAATAGTTGTGTATTAAGTTATGTTTTGTTGGTGTAttgatgtgacatcacatgatttgttgtgTTTAGATAAAATGAACTCATCTCATTGAATTATTTGTTATAATGATAAACATTAACAACCTTGAAGTCACAATTAATAGTACTATATTATTAAAACTAGCAATCGCACTTTAGTATGCAATGGGTACGTCGAAGAGGTGGGGAAGGTCAATTAAGAAAAAGTTTGGTCTTTTTTTTACATACAATTGTGCAGTACATGAGGTCGATTTGTAAcctaatgcaagagcatcctcagttcttggcaatcttgcattaaccaaaaatatttattttctgtttgttttctattttggcaGTTtcagcattttcttgcattggctcatcgGACCTTGTGGAATTGGATTTTGCTTGAgaacatgatcatattccttattcttaAACCGCGGAGCATTTCAATCATTTTCTTGCAAGTTATCGATTCCGATTTCCGAGACAATTTTCTAGCACCGTAACCGTTTGGACCTATTTACATTGGTGAATCAaccagatcccttccatagcttgcagaggcatgtgcattgattccgatgttctttggcgtatggtcgaccttccctttgatctgcacttcatcctttggattttctagaggaatctcttttgCGGAAgccgacctattggttttacatgtttggtcttgttcttcagcatttgatcctttttgggtagtccggatctccttggatcatataaatcattgtaattgagcattagaagtcaAGGGGAAGAAAGTAAGAAGAAACCAGATAGAATATAGTATATAGATCATAGGTTTGGAGGTCCGGGAgtgacctgttctataattaagcatgtttgtagcaggcTAGTGAGCCGGATTTTGTAACCCGAATGTTATCGACTATCTGTAAtcattttttatgatctaatatatTCAGTTCTGCATTACATCCATCATAGTttcttgtttctgttgtgtttactcttgctgcctggtccggattgatctctttgaggtccctcccaaTCAGTGACTGCACCATAacccatttagaaaatgatgttgtttgtgcaacaaaggtctcaatggaaaagtgatagcttcaaatgaaCTGTACACCCACTTAAAATAATCCAAACACAACTGAAAGAAAAcctctaaatcaagaagataattaggTTGCATTAACCAAAAAATTGTGTTATGTTTAGGGAGATAGGAAGAGATAGGAGAGACaaatatagaaagagagagagagagatcagggaagagaaagagatagaaggagggtaaggagatagagatagaggggacgatatagatagagatgaagatggagaaggagaaggagatatatatagagagtagagatagagatctagagatgagagagatagatagcgatagaagagataaatatatggtgagagaaagagagagggggagagaatgagAAAGGAAGATATAAAAAGATAGAGATATAAAGTGATATAGATCTAGGGGTATCTAGTGAGGGAGAGATATAgaagtagagagagatggagagataacgaGATAAAAGTAGAAGGATAGATTAAAGAAGCAACATGGAGACATAGAGATAGAGACAAATAAATATAAATGTAGAAGTCTACGAAGAGATATAGGGAGAGAGTTGGATCGAAAAAGGGAGATTAATATGTTTGGATATAGATGGGGAGAGGGGAAGACAaatgtagagatgaagatagagtgagagatgAAGAGGGATTcaaatagataaagagatagagaaataggGAGATAAGGAAAGATAGGTAGATAGAGAGGGGAATAGAGAAGGAGAGATaaggatagagagatagagagatagagatggagagataaaagaggaagagatagagagatatagagatagagatggagagataaaagaggaagagatagagagatatacagGAAGAGAGACGcatagagataaagagagagggggaaagggggaggaagagagagacaaagagacaaaCAAATAGATAGAAGTGGAGATAAACAAATAGAGAGGGAGAAAGTCATAGAGAAATAGGGGAaatagagagagggatagagaaaaagggagagatttagagataaatatgaagagaaggagagatatagatatatatggaAGAGAAGGGGTGAGGTAGAGATAGAGTGATAGATAGCCCGGATAGGGATGGAGTGagggggagagatgaggagagatagagagaggaagggagagaaagaaagagagatagGTATATGAGGGGgagaggagggggagagagggagagatggctCAATAGGTAT contains:
- the LOC131037264 gene encoding uncharacterized protein LOC131037264, with translation MCLVFVCDEDERTLNTQVAPGACPYCGGVITVTDVESQWRFCFVPFYFKTRRRHTCTRCGTRLVVTS